CATGAGGTGAATACATCGCTGTTGCACGAAAGGTATCACCGTTATCTGCGAGATAGTTACCTTTTAATAAAAATGTTTCTGCAAGACGCTCTTGGTTTTCCCATGCTCCAATAATGGAATGATAGTAAGGAATTTCAGACTCTTGGCGGTTATATGAAAAAATTAAGCCAGCTTTATCGCTTAATGGTTGATTGATCGTTGCAGAATAGAATTTTTTGGTAAATTTAGGCTGATAATACAAACTAGATGCCTGATTAAAATCTTCCTGAATTTTTTCATCAACATGATATTCAGTCAAACTATCACTCGTTGTACGAAATGAGACTCTTCCAGAAGCTTTTTGCAAATCAGGATCTTTTAACTTTGCATCAACCACACCACCAGTAAAGTCTCCATACTTAGCAGCAATATTGCTATCAAAAACTTCTAGTGACTCGATTAACTCAGAATTAATCCAAAATGATTGTGCTCCACCTGCCGGTAAATCGGTAGGAGAATAACCGTCAGGGTCAGCTGTTAAATCTCCCCCATTAGCACCAGGATTAATGGTGTTATTATTTGATAATCCATCAATCATATAGTTGTTTTGATAAAACTTTTCACCATGAAATGACACATTTTCAGGTTGGATTTCACCTTGGGTGTTGCCGTTATCGGCAGCATTCGCAAACTGAACATTTGGGTTGTTTTTTAATAACTCTGTCACTGAACCATTTCTTGTCGGCATTTTACTAATTTGTTCAGCCGTAATAATTTGGGTTCCCATGGTTTGACTAGTAGGTGTTGAGCGAACAATCAGCGTATCTTCCCCTCCTTTATCAGCATCAGTTTGTGTTGAATTTTTGGTATCAACATCTACTGGAGTAATATCATTTTCCACAGCATAAGCTGCAAATGGAGCAAGTGCGGCCATAGCCAGAACTAAATATGCCTTTCGATACATGAATCATTCAACCTATAGTAGAAATTTGGTCATTAGGTGTTAGTTATCCAGAACAACTCGTCCATCTAACTTAAATACAATATTGACAATCTGATTTTTGACTTCGCCCGTAGTTTGATAACGCCAACGGGCCATATCTTTAACAACTGAATCTGTAAAAACGCCAACAGGAGTTTCTGACACAACACGAATATTGGTCACAGTGCCATTGCTGGTAATATCAAATTGCATGCGAATACGACCTTCCACCCCCAACGAACGTGCACGTGTGGGATAATTTAAACGTCGATTAAGCGCTTTTAATGCAACACTTGTTGTTTTTGATTTTTCTAAAGATTCTGAAGATGATGATTTCTGTTGTTGAGATGAATGACTTGTATTATTTGATACTGAAAAGCTTGCTGCAGTCATAGAAAGGGTTGGTGTGTCTCCCTCATGCTTTGTTAATGACTCTTTCTTTGGGGATGTAGAACTGGGTTCTTCTACTTGCTCATTTAGATTTTTTTGGTTTTTTTCTACAACTTTTAGATTTTCTTTTTTATCCTCAACTTTAGGAATATTTTGATGATGCGAAATTTCTTTTTGAGATATTTCAGAGGTAATAATTTTTGATTCTTGTTTGGCTATTTGAGTTTTTTGTTCTTTAACGTCAACATTATTACTTACTGGTATAGCCGTGGAATTTACCAACGTTCTTAAAAATTTAACTTGAATTGGTGAACCATTATTTGAAGAAGAAGAATTTTGAAAGACAGTTATCTGATTCAAAGAATAGATAATCCACAGTACAAAAAGCACATGTAAGATACAGATTATTACCCAAATACTAAGTGCCTTTTTACTAGAAAGTGTAAAAGCAAAAGATGGTTGGGTGCTTAGTAAACGCAATTTAATCATAAATACAACAACTTAAAGCAACCCTATTTTCAGCTCAAAATTACAAAATTTTAAACAACGGTATAAAACAATAACATTATAAATAAACTAAATCTAAATGAAAATAATTATTATTAAGTTTTATTAAAAGTTGTATATTTAATTTCCTGCTTATCTTCTATCCAAATAAAAAAGATTTAATAAAACTAAAATCAAAAAGTTGCTCTATTTTGAGAGAACTTTGATCTTTATTACTGTTAATATTAAAACGCATGATAGATTTTCCAATCCTTCATATTTCTATAAATCAAGGATGATGAGCGAATATATTTATTATGGAAATCAAACAAATAAAATATTTTTTGACAGTGGTTGAAGCAGGCAGTATCGGTAAAGCTGCCCAAAAACTCGATGTCGGCGCTTCGGCTATTAGTCAGCAAATTAGTAAACTAGAACAGGAGCTAAGCATTCGCTTATTACAGCGGAATGCTTTTGGTGTGACTCCCACCCCAGCAGGCCTCGCGTTTTTAAAACACTCTCAACTTATTTTGCGTCAAGTTAACTTTGCAATAGACGCTGCACATTCAGCACGGCTTTCAGGTCATGTCAGCCTTGGTTTTCCACCAACCATTACTGCTTTAATTGGCATCCCTTTAATGAAACTAATGTCTGAACGCTATCCAGACATTCGTCTAGAAATTGTGGAAACCCTGTCGGGCAACCTGATTCAGTCGATTAATTCGCGTCAGCTTGATATTGCCATTATTTTTACCAATGAAATTGATAAGCAGTGGTCGATACAGCCTTTGGTACGCGAACAAATGTATTTAATGGCACGAAAAGAAGTACTCGAAAAATATGGTCTTGCCGAGTGCATCAAAAGTGGAATTATCCAGTCTCAACAAATTGGTGATATTCCTTTAGTACTACCACGGCAGCGTCATAGCTTAAGAAAACTGCTTGAACACAAGATTGGACAGCTTAATGTCGTCTATGAAATTGATGGTCTACACTTACTCATGGACAGCCTGATTCACCTTGACCTTGCAAGTGTTCGCCCCGGAAGTGCCTGTCTGCAAGAATACAAACATAAGCTTCAATTACTAAAATTGATCGACCCTGAAGTTGAGCGAATCAATTACTTGGTGAGCCTTGCTGAAGAAGAATTGTCACCTGCTGCACTCGCTGCAAAATCGGCAATTAAAGCGTGTGTGAAAGAGTTAATTCAAAATCAAATTTGGCCGTGTTCTGAAATTATTTTATAAAGAGTCATTAATTTTATTAAAGACCTAATTAATTTTGCCCTCTCACTCCCTCCTGCTGTTTGAGATTACATTTTCTTTCGAATGATAAGTGGATTTCTGTTTATCGAATTATAGATGTGTAGTTTGAACTGGAAACAAGGCATCACATTTTCTACGAGAAACACCTTTAAACCTCATCTCTAACCCATTTGCTATTTAGGTTTATTGAATGAGTCGATTTAAAGCCCTCTATTGAAAATCGTGAATGTTTCCATTTTGTCAGGCCAAGGAGGTCTCCAATGGATGTCGTGAATAATCGTAGGGCTACTTTTAAAAAAATATTAAATGTAACGAGTGGCAACTTTTTAGAACAGTACGATTTTTTTCTTTTTGGTTTCTATGCCACTTACATCGCAGCAAAATTTTTCCACTCTGAAAATGAATATGTCTCTTTAATGATGACATTTACCGTGTTTGCTGCAGGCTTTCTTATGCGTCCTCTCGGCGCTATTTTCTTGGGCGCTTATGTCGACAGAGTTGGGCGACGTAAAGGTCTTATTGTGACTTTAAGCCTTATGGCAATCGGAACCATCTTAATTACCTTTGTACCGGGTTATGAGACGATTGGTATTCTTGCCCCAATTTTGGTGGTGATTGGACGTCTATTACAAGGCTTCTCGGCAGGTGTTGAATCTGGCGGTGTATCGATTTATCTCGCTGAAATTGCAACAGATAAAAACCGTGGGTTTATCACAAGCTGGCAATCTGGCAGCCAACAAATTGCGGTGGTATTCGCAGCATTACTTGGCTACTGGCTCAACACCATTTTAACGCATGCTCAAGTGGGTGAATGGGGCTGGCGTATTCCGTTCTTAATTGGTTGTTTGATTATTCCTTTAATCTTCTTGTTCCGCCGCACGTTAGAAGAAACTGAAGACTTTAAAGCACAAAAAACTCATCCATCGACCAAAGAAATTTTCAGCACGCTTGCGAGCAACTGGCGCATCGTACTTGCGGGCATGATGATGAGCGCCATGACCACAACCACTTTCTATTTCATTACGGTTTACACCACGGTGTATGCAAAACGTACTCTAGAAATGTCGGTAACTGATAGCCTTTTAGCGACTGTATTTGTGGGTTTATCGAATTTCTTCTGGTTACCAATGGGTGGCTTACTTTCAGACAAAATTGGTCGTCGTCCAGTTTTAGTCGGCATCACAACCCTTGCCATCTTTACAACGTATCCGGTTTTAAGCTGGTTGGTGAGTGACATTAGCTTTACCAATCTGATTATTACGCTTGCTTACTTCTCGTTCTTCTTTGGTCTGTACAACGGCACCATGGTCGCAACGCTTGCCGAAGTAATGCCAAAACGCGTACGTACAGTTGGCTTCTCTTTAGCATTCAGCCTTGCAGCAGCTATTTTTGGTGGCATGACTCCAATTGCATGTACATATCTAGTTGAACACACAGGTAACGCAAGTACACCAGCATTCTGGCTGATGTTAGCAGCGGTATGTAGCCTCATCTCAAGCTTATATTTATGTCGTGGTTCTAAGCAGAAGAATGCAGACCCAATTGCTGAACCTGCGAAGGTTAGCGCTTAAAACAACAACTTAACCTGAAATTTTAATGAACAGTACGGCGCATGTTGCAGCCGTACTGTGCTCTCCTATCATTAAAGCGAGATACTATGAAAAAGTCCCCTATCTTCATGACCATTTGTCTAGCTGGCGCAGGCTTGGGATCAACCCTTGCTAACGCAGATACACTCGAAGTGATTAGCTCAGGCGGTTTTTATTCATCTATGGAAAAACTCATTCCAATATTTGAAAAGCAAACTGGTCACACGGTTCACCTTTCGTCTGGTTCATCAATGGGCGCATCGCCAACTGCGATTCCAAATCGACTCGATCGTGGGGAACATTTTGATGTGGTGGTGTTGGCTGCTCCTGAACTGAACAAGCTTGCAGAAAAAGGTTATGTCGACTCAAATTCACAAAGTGCTTTAGTCAATTCAAGCATTGGCATGGCTGTACCTAAAGGTGCGCCAAAACCAGATATTAGCTCTGCGGCAAAATTCGAAAAAGTTTTATTAAATGCTAAGCACATCGGCTATTCAGCAAGTGCAAGCGGTACGCATCTTGAAAAAGATGTTTTTCCAAGCTTCCCACCTGTCGAGTACAAAGTGATTTCTGGTAAAGCAGAAAAAGTGGTAGGTGACCGCGTTGCAAAACGTATTGTTGAAGGCCAGTTCGATATTGGTTTCCAGCAAGTGAGTGAAATCAAACCTTTTACTGGCCAAAATGGTCAAGTTGATTTAGTCGGTCCAATTCCTGCACCTTATCAGAAAGTCACCGTATTTGCGGCTGGCATTGGTAAAAACTCTGAACATGAAAAAGTTGCAAAAGAGTTAATCAAGTTTGTGAAATCACCACAAGCAACACAAATTATTGAAGAACAGGGTCTGGAGCAGGTTAAACAATAAAAGCTCTAAAAGGCAACGTCTTGAGGTAATGTTGCCTTTACTCTGTTGGTGGTTTACTCAGCCTAATAGAACAAAATGTATAGCGATAAACCAGTGTAGAATAATCAATAAAGGTTAATGTAGTATTTGCCGTGGAACTCAAACAATTAAAGTATTTTATTGCAGTGATCGAGTCAGGAAGCTTGGGTAAAGCTGCAAAAAATCTCGATATTGGAACGTCGGCATTAAGTCAGCAAATCTCAAAATTAGAAAGCGAACTCTCCATTCGCCTTTTACAACGCACTGCCTTGGGTACAGTTCCCACCCCTGCGGGTTTAGCTTTTTTTCAACAGGTTCAACTTGCACTTAGACACCTAGACCATGCCGTAGATTCTGCTCATTCGTCACGTTTAAGTGGACATGTTACCGTGGGGTTTTCGCCAAGCGTTGCAGCGGTTATTGGTACGCATTTTTTAAAACTCATGAGAAATCGTTATCCCGATATTAAAGTCCGTTTAATTGAAGGATTATCGGGTGACCTCAAGGCATTAGTTAATGCAAGGCAGCTCGATGTCGCTATCATCTTTAGCGACGATGTCGACCCACAGTGGGCGATACAGCCTTTAGTCAAAGAACAAATGTTTTTAATCTCGCCTAAAGAAGTGCTGAGTCAGTACCACCTTGAAAGCTGTATAGACACTCAAACCATTACCCATTCACAGCTAAAAGAACTTCCGCTAATTTTACCGAGCCAACGGCATGGACTGCGCTTGTTGCTCGAACAGAAAATTCATCAGCTTAAAGTGGCCTATGAAATTGATGGGCTGCATTTGTTAATGGAAAGTATTAGCCAACTCGAAATGGCAACCATCCAACCTGCTGGTGCATCGTTAAACTCGCGGCAAGACCTATGCTTACTGCGCGTTGTAGAACCTGCCATTGAGCGTATTAACTATTTAATTAGTCTGTCTGAAGAAGAACTTTCGCCTGCTACTTTAGCCACCAAAGTAGTGATTCGTGCTTGTGTGACTAACCTGATTAATGAAAAGCGCTGGCCCGGTGCGGAGCTGATAAACACTTAAGCCATTAGTGTTTATTTTTACTAAACACCCATTCAAGTTTAGCCTCTCACTTCATCCTCCCTTTTAAAGCTACATTAGCCCTAGCTGAGAAAGGGAGAAATCCATGCATGATGTGATTGTAATTGGTGGTGGGAATGCCGCACTGTGTGCCGCACTCACGGCAAAAGAAAGTGGCGCGTCTGTGCTTGTCATAGAAGCAGCACCTAAAGAATGGCGTGGTGGTAACTCACAACACACTCGTAACCTTCGCTGCATGCATGATGCTCCTCAAGATGTATTAGTCGATGCTTACCCCGAAGAAGAATATTGGCAAGACCTACTTAAAGTCACTGCTGGAAAAACCAATGAGCACTTAGCTCGTCTGGTCATTCGTAGCACGGCAACATGTCGCGACTGGATGCGTAAACATGGTGTGAATTTTCAGCCGCCACTATCGGGTGCTTTGCATGTTGCACGTACCAATGCCTTTTTTATGGGTGGCGGTAAAGCCCTCATTAATGCGTATTACCGTAGTGCCCAAGAGCTTGGCATTGAGATTTTATACAACACAAAAATTAAAGATCTAAAGTTAAACCAAGGACATTTTGAAGCTGCAATTGCGGAAGATGGCCGTGTATTTAAAGCGAAAAGCTGTGTATTGGCCGCAGGTGGTTTTGAGTCAAATCTGGAATGGTTAAGAGAAGCATGGGGACAAAATGAAAACGGCGAATGGCCTGCCGATAATTTCATTATTCGCGGAACCCGCTTTAATCAAGGTAACTTGCTCAAATTTATGATAGATCAAGGCGCCGATATTATTGGTGACCCATCACAATCTCATTGTGTCGCCGTAGATGCACGTGCACCGCTATATGACGGCGGCATCTGCACTCGTATTGACTGCGTTTCATTAGGAATTGTGGTCAATAACAAAGCTGAACGTTTTTACGATGAAGGCGAAGACTTCTGGCCAAAACGTTATGCGATTTGGGGACGTCTTGTTGCCAAACAGCCTCAGCAAATCGCCTATTCGATTATCGACTCAAAAGCGATTGGTCGCTTTATGCCACCTGTGTTTGAGGGTGTGAAAGCAAATAGCATTCAAGAACTGGCCGAAAAAATCGGGCTAGATGCAAAAACCTTCTGTCACACGGTAGAAGAATTTAATCAAGCCTGTGTGCAAGGCACCTTTAACCACACAGTTTTAGATGACTGCACCACCCAAAATATTGTTCCCAACAAGACCCATTGGGCCGTTCCTCTTGATCGCCCACCGTTCTATGCCTATGCGCTTAAACCCGGCATTACTTTTACCTATTTAGGCTTAAAGGTCGAAGACGATGCTGCGGTACGTTTTAACAATAAAGCCAGCCGCAACCTGTTTGTGGCAGGTGAAATGATGGCAGGTAACGTACTCGGTCAGGGCTATACCGCAGGGGTCGGCATGTCGATTGGCACGACCTTTGGACGCATTGCCGGAAAAAATGCAGCCCACTATGCACTTTCACAAGGAGTTGAACATGAATGCTAGTACCAAAGCCCTAATTCCAGTTGTTCAGCTCTCTGACCATGAGCAGGAAGTTCAAAGAGCCCTACAGATTTGTAATGCTTGTCGCTACTGTGAGTCTTTTTGTGCTGTATTTGCGGCGATGACTAAGCGTCTTGAGTTTAATCAAGCCGATATTCATTACCTCGCAAATCTGTGCCATAACTGTGGTGCTTGTCTACACGCTTGCCAATATGCCCCGCCGCACGAGTTTGGTGTAAACATTCCAAAAGCGATGGCGCAAGTACGTTTGGAAACTTACCAAGAGTTTGCAACCCCTCAGCCTTTAGGCCGACTTTATAAGTCTGTTGGGATTCCTTTTGTTTCGGCGTTATCAGTTATTTTCTTTTTATGCATGTTAGCTGTGGTGTGGTACAAAGGCACCGACCTATTTGCAGGCTACCAAGGTAATTTCTATGCAATTTTCCCGCATAACTTTTTAGCGCTATTGTTTGGAGCGACCTTTACAGTTGCGATTGTTCTGCTCGGTATTGGGATTAGTAAATTTTGGCGACAGACGTCTAAAGTTATTCATGGCAAAGTTGAGAAACCAGACCTAGTTCAAGCTACCCAAAATGTATTAACGCTTAAATATTTAGATGGTGGGCATGGCAAAGGCTGTAATGAACAAGATGACCGTTACACACAAATCCGCCGTGTGTTCCATCACCTCACCTTTTATGGCTTTATGCTTTGCTTTGCAGCCACAGGCGTAGCGACTTTATATCACTATTTCCTTAACCTGCATGCGCCGTACCCTATCTTTAGCTTGCCTGTTATTTTGGGTACTTTGGGTGGGCTTGGCTTAGTGATTGGACCATCTGGCTTGCTCTATTTAAATCTTAAACGCCATCCACTACATGGTGACCGTGAGCAAAAACCTGTAGATCGAGGCTTTATTTTTCTTTTAATTTTAGTCAGTGCTTCAGGCTTAGCTCTTATGGCATTTCGCAATACACCTTACATGGCACTTTTACTGATTTTCCATTTAGCTACGGTCATGACGTTTTTTATTACCATGCCATTTGGAAAGTTCGCACATGGTTTTTACCGCAGCGCTTCTTTACTCAAATTTGCCATCGAAGAACGTATTTCTAAAAAGTCATAATTTCACTCAAAAGTATTCACTGTCTTGGCATAGTGAATACTTTTATTATTTTTAAGCTTAAAACATTCATGCCTTGCCTACTTTTTACTATTTAAAATTCCCAAACCATACATAGGCCACTTGGTACTCGCTTTAATATTATTAATCAGCATCGCCACCAAAACTAAAGACACTGCGCCCACCAAAACAGGAAAAACCAGAAAACTCCATTCGTAGTGAATGCTGCTCGCGGTGAGCAAAATAACTAAAGGATTGGCACCTGCTGGTGGATGAACACACTTAAAAATCTGCATGAGCGCAATTGCGCAGCCCACTGATAAAGCAATTGTAAAAATGGAAACACCGACAAATTTTAGAAAAAACAAACCCACAAAAGCCGAGATAAGATGCCCAAATATAATATTTCTGGGCTGTGCCAAAGGTGACTGCGACACGGTATAGAGCAATACACAGGTTGCACCAAACGGCGCCATGATAAAGATATTGTGTGTGAGCTTACTCAACCACAGAAGTATAAAAATACTGACCGCCCCCCCAATAAGGCTTCTTAAAATATCAGCTTTTGTGGGCGATGGAGCCAGTTTTTCTTTGCCATAAAAGATCGAGAACATGGGTTGTATTCCTCAAACAAAAAGTTGCTTTTTAAAAAGCATATAGATAAAATTAAAAATAGTACAGATCTGTACTATTTTATTTTTTGGAAAAGTTTTATGTCAAAATCTGCCTTAAAAATATTAGATACAGCCGAGAAGTTATTTAATGAAAATAGTTTTGTGGGGGTTGGTGTCGACCTGATTCGCGATGAATCGGGCTGTTCCAAAACCACCATGTACACGTACTATAAAAATAAAAATCAACTGGTTCAGTCTGTGCTGATCGCTCGTGATGAACGATTCAAGCAAAGTCTTTTAGGCTATGTTGGAGATGCAACGGGGTTAGAGGCCATCAATAAAATTCTGGACTGGCACACCCATTGGTTTAGACAAGATTTTTTTAAAGGCTGTTTATTTGTAAGAGCAGTCGCTGAATCTAATCAAGATGACCAAGACATTATTTCTATTTCTAAAGCCCATAAACAATGGATTAAAGTACTGATTGCACAGAACTGCAATATACCCAATGGTGAAGCTTTATCTGAGCTGATCTATACGGTCATTGAAGGCCTCATTAGCCGCTTTTTAGTCGATGGGTTCGATGAAACACTTGCGATAAACATGAAAAATTCGATTAATCAATTATTTAATATTCATCCACAAAACATGAGAACTTAAAATGGAAGTAGACCATATTTTTATTTGTGTAAAACCAGAAGCTCCTGAAGCTGAAACTTTAAAAAAATTTGGTCTAACAGAAGGTTCATCCAATAAGCATCCGGGTCAAGGCACAGAAAACAGACGTTTTTTCTTTAAAAATAGCTTTATCGAATTAATCTTTTTAAATAACCCAGAAGAAGCCTCAAGTAATCTAACCAAACCCACTCTACTCTTTGAACGACTCAGTGCTAAAGACAATATCGTATCCCCTTTTGGTATTTGTTTTAGGCCTAAAAATAAAGATGATAACAGCGCAAAATTTCCTAATTGGGTCTACAAGCCAAGCTATTTACCAGCCAGCTTAGAAGTAAATGTTGCCAAAGATTCTGTTGTATCTGAGCCAATGTGGTTCTTCCTTTCATTTGCTTCACGACCAGACCTTGCTGCAAAAGAAAAACAACAACCTCTTGTGCATAGCAAAGATTTATCAAAAATCACTGCGATCAAGGTTTCTATTCCAAATCTAGAGCAGCATCCGACTTCGTTACTGTTCAATTCGCTTGATAGTTTTGAAGTGACTGATGGATCGGAGCATTTAATGGAAATCAGTTTTGATCATGAGCCTCTAGGAATGATTCATGATTTCAGACCAGAGTTGCCACTTATTTTTAAATATTAAGACTCTCATTTTCTAATAAAAAACTGTGATTTATTTCAAATCACAGTTTATATTTAAATTGAATAACATTAAAAACGGCAATGCCCTAAGCAATTTTCCCATCAATAATGCCCTTTTCCTTTAACGTGGCGAGCTCTTCTGCTGTTTTAAATCTCGATAAGATTTGAGCGGTATGTTCACCCAACTCTGGCGGCGCATGATGATATTCAACTGGAGTATCAGACAACTTGATGGGTGAGCCAATGGTTTGGAAGTTTTCATTTAAACGATGAGGAATATTCACCACCAAATTGCGATGTACAATTTGTGGTTCAGCCAAAGCATCTTCAATAGAGTTGATAACACCTACGGGTACTTTAAGTGCATGAATCATCTCAACCCATTCTTTGGCAGTTTTCTGTAAAAAGTGCTCCGACAATAAAGGAATCAGCTCATTTCGATATTTGACGCGGTCTTGATTGCGTACAAACTTTTCATTTTCGAGTAACTCTGCATAACCAATCGCAATACACAAATCTTTAAACTGTTTATCATTACCACAAGCAATAATAAATTCTTTATCTTTAGCCTTAAAAGTTTGATACGGCACAATGCTTGGGTGTTGATTACCCATGCGCTGCGGGGCTTTACCTGAAGCTAAATAGTTCATTCCCTGATTTGCCAGTGCCGCGACCTGTACATCAAGCAAAGACATATCAATATATTGACCACGCCCCGTGTGCGAGCGTGCAATCAAGGCAGCTTGAATCGCGATGGTGGAATACAATCCAGTTTGAATGTCTACAACAGCCACACCAACTTTTTGCGCACCACCGCCTGCCACATCATCAGGCTCGCCAGTAATGCTCATTAAGCCAGACATACCCTGAATAATAAAATCATAACCAGGTTCGTCTGCACGTGGGCCATCTTGCCCAAAACCAGTAATCGAGCAATAAACAATATTTGGGTTTAACGCACTTAAGGACGCATAGTCCAAACCATATTTAGCCAAAGACCCTGTCTTATAATTTTCAATCACCACGTCGGCAGTCTTGGCAATTTCATAAATTAGGGCCTGACCTTCAGGTGTGGTAATGTCCACCGCAACTGAATATTTATTCCGATTCGTACACTGAAAATAGCCCGATTCACGGGTCATGTTTCCGTCTTGATCGGGCATCCATGGTGGCCCCCACATACGTGTGTCATCACCTACTCGAGGACGTTCAATTTTAATCACTTCCGCGCCAAGGTCTGCCAATATTTGTCCACACCACGGCCCTGCAAGCACACGACTTAAATCTAAAACCCGAATTCCTTGTAATGCACCCATAACGATACCCTTATCTTTTTAGAAGGCACTCAACGCACCTTCTTGTCATTGTTTATGATTGTCTTTGCGGATCATACTGACGATCTTTAATAAATAAGCCTGGCAATACACCCGCAACAAAATACGCAGCACCCATCACAATAAAGGCCATGGTAAACGTACCACCCGAAGCCAAGAAACCAATGGTTGCTGGTGCAATCGCTGCCCCCACACGACCAATGTTATAAGCACCGCCAATGGCTGTTCCGCGCACATCGGTTGAAAAACTTTCAGCCATATAGGTCGCGTTCACACCGTATGGAATGCCATATAAAAAGCCAAAAGTGATTAATAAATACAAAATGTTGTCAGGGGTATTGAAGAAAATAATGATTGGTAAGAACACGGCGCTGGCTATTGTGCCAAACACGAAAACAGCACGGCGGTTAAATTTGTCTGCAAGATAACCCGCTAAAATTTTGCCTAGAATCATTGCAGTATATGAACCCACCATATAACTGGTTAAGTTTTTAAAGTTCATATGCACTTCTGTTTCTAAATAACTTGGCATCCAGTTGTTAATACCGTAATAACCAAACTGTAAGAAGAATGCTGTCGTCATCCACAACAAAAACATTTTACGGTGCTTAAAGTTATTAAAAATTTGCTTATAAATACTGCCACTTTTAGGCTTTTCAGCCACTGCTATTTCTTTAGGTTGTCTGTTGCCTTGCAAGCTTTCAATTTTAGTGAGCTGCCAAGATTTTGGCTCTGGCACAAATCGTTGTAGGAAAATATTAACAAAAGCAGGCACGACGGTTAGGAAGAACAAAATACGCCAACCATGATCTGGAATAATCGCCCCTGCTAAGAGGGTTGCCGCAATATAACCTACGGTTTGACCCGTCTGTAACGTGCCCAAGACTGTTGTACGGTAAGTGGTCGGCACATATTCAGCCATTAAGGTATTACAGGCCATATAGAGTGCTCCAATACCCAAAGCACCAATAAAACGTAAAGCCATAAATTGCTCGAAGCTTTGCGTAAAGCCCAATAAACAGGTCGCTACCGAAAAGAAGGTTACTGAGTTAGCAATGGTTCGTACGCGACCAAACTTGTCACATGCCCAGCCACCCAAAATACCGCCAATACCCATACCAGCTAAAGAAGCACTACCTAAAGCACCCGCTTGAAAGGTACTTAGGCCAAACTCTGCCTTTAAACTAGTGAGGCTATACGACAGCAGCATAATATCAACACCATCGACCACCATCGCAAAATAGGCAAATAGCAATGCCCATTTCCATGTATGTGGTCCAATCTTTTCATATGTTCCAAGGTTACTTGGAAATGTAGATCTTAACTCTTTCGATATTACTTGAACGTCATTGTTCATCTTTAGTTCCTCATTTTCCCAAATGA
This region of Acinetobacter sp. XS-4 genomic DNA includes:
- a CDS encoding LysR family transcriptional regulator, giving the protein MEIKQIKYFLTVVEAGSIGKAAQKLDVGASAISQQISKLEQELSIRLLQRNAFGVTPTPAGLAFLKHSQLILRQVNFAIDAAHSARLSGHVSLGFPPTITALIGIPLMKLMSERYPDIRLEIVETLSGNLIQSINSRQLDIAIIFTNEIDKQWSIQPLVREQMYLMARKEVLEKYGLAECIKSGIIQSQQIGDIPLVLPRQRHSLRKLLEHKIGQLNVVYEIDGLHLLMDSLIHLDLASVRPGSACLQEYKHKLQLLKLIDPEVERINYLVSLAEEELSPAALAAKSAIKACVKELIQNQIWPCSEIIL
- a CDS encoding TonB family protein, translating into MIKLRLLSTQPSFAFTLSSKKALSIWVIICILHVLFVLWIIYSLNQITVFQNSSSSNNGSPIQVKFLRTLVNSTAIPVSNNVDVKEQKTQIAKQESKIITSEISQKEISHHQNIPKVEDKKENLKVVEKNQKNLNEQVEEPSSTSPKKESLTKHEGDTPTLSMTAASFSVSNNTSHSSQQQKSSSSESLEKSKTTSVALKALNRRLNYPTRARSLGVEGRIRMQFDITSNGTVTNIRVVSETPVGVFTDSVVKDMARWRYQTTGEVKNQIVNIVFKLDGRVVLDN
- a CDS encoding substrate-binding domain-containing protein; the protein is MKKSPIFMTICLAGAGLGSTLANADTLEVISSGGFYSSMEKLIPIFEKQTGHTVHLSSGSSMGASPTAIPNRLDRGEHFDVVVLAAPELNKLAEKGYVDSNSQSALVNSSIGMAVPKGAPKPDISSAAKFEKVLLNAKHIGYSASASGTHLEKDVFPSFPPVEYKVISGKAEKVVGDRVAKRIVEGQFDIGFQQVSEIKPFTGQNGQVDLVGPIPAPYQKVTVFAAGIGKNSEHEKVAKELIKFVKSPQATQIIEEQGLEQVKQ
- a CDS encoding MFS transporter, coding for MDVVNNRRATFKKILNVTSGNFLEQYDFFLFGFYATYIAAKFFHSENEYVSLMMTFTVFAAGFLMRPLGAIFLGAYVDRVGRRKGLIVTLSLMAIGTILITFVPGYETIGILAPILVVIGRLLQGFSAGVESGGVSIYLAEIATDKNRGFITSWQSGSQQIAVVFAALLGYWLNTILTHAQVGEWGWRIPFLIGCLIIPLIFLFRRTLEETEDFKAQKTHPSTKEIFSTLASNWRIVLAGMMMSAMTTTTFYFITVYTTVYAKRTLEMSVTDSLLATVFVGLSNFFWLPMGGLLSDKIGRRPVLVGITTLAIFTTYPVLSWLVSDISFTNLIITLAYFSFFFGLYNGTMVATLAEVMPKRVRTVGFSLAFSLAAAIFGGMTPIACTYLVEHTGNASTPAFWLMLAAVCSLISSLYLCRGSKQKNADPIAEPAKVSA
- a CDS encoding LysR substrate-binding domain-containing protein, coding for MELKQLKYFIAVIESGSLGKAAKNLDIGTSALSQQISKLESELSIRLLQRTALGTVPTPAGLAFFQQVQLALRHLDHAVDSAHSSRLSGHVTVGFSPSVAAVIGTHFLKLMRNRYPDIKVRLIEGLSGDLKALVNARQLDVAIIFSDDVDPQWAIQPLVKEQMFLISPKEVLSQYHLESCIDTQTITHSQLKELPLILPSQRHGLRLLLEQKIHQLKVAYEIDGLHLLMESISQLEMATIQPAGASLNSRQDLCLLRVVEPAIERINYLISLSEEELSPATLATKVVIRACVTNLINEKRWPGAELINT